ACTCACAGGCGGCATTGCAGTCGGTTAATAATAGTTCCTTGAAATCCGGGTCAACCCATGCTTTTGCCACAATCTTAGCGCCATTGAATGGCCCCATTTCGGTCTCGAAATAGCCCAGAATCTTATCAACGGTTTTGCCGGTAATAATTCCTTTTTCAATTAACAGCGACTCCAATGCTTTTACCTTGGCGGCACTGAAAGTCTCACGATCGCCACTATATTTAAATCCTGGATAGTTACTTGGCATAATCCTCTCTCTTTTTAATCTGGCTCAATCCGATTCAATCCGATTCTCTGAAACAGCTTTGCTTTTACGACGTTCAAGCAGCCTCTAAATAAACTTCAAAGATGTCGTTGTAATACACTGACTTGGGATCGATCAGGGATTCATGCCAGAGATCCTCCGGCTTAAACGCCAGGCTATATACTGGCATCGGTGTACCAAGACCATCCGCAGTGGGGAAGAAATAGGTAAATGCGCCTTCATACACAAGCACTACTTTTGCCACTCGACCTCTGAGGTTGCCAGGCAATCGACTATGGTCAGCGGGAGATACATTCTTGACCCTGACTTGATCGCCAACCTTAAATTTAGGTGGATTGGGGTATGGTCTGAGGGGGGAATCGCCTTCCCGCAGATATTTATCTACCTGAGTATCGATCGCGGTATCACCACCAATGGGCAATGGCGCGGCAGCTTTGGCACTATCGGCTAAAAATTCCGCAGTGCGGGTATCTAGCTCTTCCTGGGTGATATAACCCTCTTCTACAAAGAAGCCAGAAATGCCACCTAACCACTTTTCGTAATAGCGCAGCCGAAAATATTCAAAGGGATGCATTCCTTCTGCACCCATGCGCAGATGCCCCCAACTCCAAAAGCTTTTGAAGGTGGTAGGCACTTGATCGATCTGATAATCTGGGATCGCTTCATCGAGGTGATTGCTGAGTGCCATCATGGCGGTATGAATGCCAAAGATCCGCTTTTCCCAGGGCTCAACAAAGACTTTTACTTCGGTGTTAATTGGATCTAATCCTTCCAGACCACCAAGGTTGTGCTGTAATTTCATCGGTTTGACTTGTATACTAAGGGATTAAAATTTTAGATCGGCATAATTCTGAGCAGAAAAGGCGATTCTTCGCGATATCGCTATCTCGATCGGTATGATCAAGAATGAACAAACGTTTTAGCCATGCAACTTTGGAATCCTTCCTTCAGTTCGGCTTCGTTCAGGTTTCTGCCAATAAAAACCAGTTCATTGCGACGAGTCTCGCCCGATCGCCAAGGCTTGCCAGGTCGTCCGTCCAGGGTCATATGTACACCCTGAAACACAAAGCGACGATCGGCATTATCTAGATTCAAAATTCCTTTCATTCTAAAAATATC
The sequence above is a segment of the Pseudanabaena sp. PCC 7367 genome. Coding sequences within it:
- the nthB gene encoding nitrile hydratase subunit beta, encoding MKLQHNLGGLEGLDPINTEVKVFVEPWEKRIFGIHTAMMALSNHLDEAIPDYQIDQVPTTFKSFWSWGHLRMGAEGMHPFEYFRLRYYEKWLGGISGFFVEEGYITQEELDTRTAEFLADSAKAAAPLPIGGDTAIDTQVDKYLREGDSPLRPYPNPPKFKVGDQVRVKNVSPADHSRLPGNLRGRVAKVVLVYEGAFTYFFPTADGLGTPMPVYSLAFKPEDLWHESLIDPKSVYYNDIFEVYLEAA